Proteins encoded in a region of the Triticum dicoccoides isolate Atlit2015 ecotype Zavitan chromosome 3A, WEW_v2.0, whole genome shotgun sequence genome:
- the LOC119271455 gene encoding membrane protein PM19L-like, whose protein sequence is MADNLKPVALFLLMLNLCMYLILAIIGGWAVNLAIDRGFIIGPELRLPAHFHPIFFPIGNWATGFFVVFALLAGVVGAASCIVGFTHVRFWNYSSLQPAASLGLLAWALTVLAMGLAFQEISFDRRNAKLGTMEAFTIALSLTQLVYILAIKAGGHGPVQVERHNALGR, encoded by the exons ATGGCCGACAACTTGAAGCCCGTGGCCCTCTTCCTGCTGATGCTCAACTTGTGCATGTACCTCATCCTCGCCATCATCGGCGGGTGGGCCGTCAACTTGGCCATCGACCGCGGCTTCATCATAG GCCCCGAGCTGCGTCTCCCGGCGCATTTCCACCCGATATTCTTCCCCATCGGGAACTGGGCCACCGGCTTCTTCGTGGTGTTCGCGCTGCTCGCCGGCGTTGTCGGCGCGGCCTCCTGCATCGTCGGCTTCACCCACGTCCGCTTCTGGAACTACAGCAGCCTGCAGCCCGCGGCGTCGCTCGGTCTGCTCGCCTGGGCGCTCACCGTCCTAGCCATGGG GCTGGCTTTCCAGGAGATCAGTTTCGACCGAAGAAACGCGAAGCTG GGGACCATGGAGGCGTTCACGATCGCCCTCTCACTGACGCAGCTCGTCTACATCCTCGCGATCAAGGCGGGTGGCCACGGGCCCGTCCAGGTCGAACGGCACAACGCCTTGGGCCGCTGA